The Thalassophryne amazonica chromosome 20, fThaAma1.1, whole genome shotgun sequence sequence gggtgccggagcctatcccagcagtcatagtgcgtGAGCAGTGGCGGCTTTGAGTACAGGCCATGCGGGCCGCCGCCTGGGGTACCATTTTTGGTGGGGCGGCACCGTGGGCACGagcactgaacaaaaacaaaataatactCTTCAACGCAAAATGGTTTTGTCACTGTGAGTGAAACTGGCAAATCGGCGCCCCCTGAAGGCAGCTGCAGGTGTCCTGCTTGCTGTCAGAGTTCAAAAAAGCAGTGAGAAGGTGAAAGAAACAGGGAGGGGTGCGCAGTGGGCTACAGTCAGTTacacctcgactttcttccaaataaagcacatctcattcataatattataaatacaggTCTATAACTCCTGcacgtttttctgaattgtgtgacatGTTCCTGCCACACACAGAGAGGATTTGGCGCCGCCGACTCCTCTCCATGTGCGGCAGGAACCCGGGGACAGGCGCTCTCCTGCCGCGCGGTCCGCAGATCATCCAGCAAAAACGAGGCAGGCAgcctttgaaagcagacagacgaGGTTTAAGAACGGGTTTGAATGTCACCTGACAGAACAAACTGCCCACCTGTGGAAAAAAGAGTTTGCAGAGAGGAGAGTCAAAGATGGCTTTGAACATACGAGggcaggctgaaaagttctaaggctcactatgatacagttaatgcattaatgtatcgtatgctgtgttcacattactagctgaagtgactgaatctgacccttttttgtgtgcctacaagagtgtgtgtttttacaaaaaaattttccagcagctggcaactctttttaatgtcatgtacactgacaaaataataataacatttgaaatgaggcttatcttcataattaactggtttatttgagggagaaaaagaatcacatttgatttcatgggAATGcaagtaacatttcagtttagaatttcttttgacccacagatgaagagcaaaaattagggagaaaaaagccaaatactacattatcaaatttctgtcaaacctaaaactgtagcagattagttaatgctaagtaCTTACACATTTAGCCGAAtatgtacaaacatcaagctaaatattgagCTAAATGTTCTCACCTATGGTaaggagtgttgggtcatgactgaaagaagaaGATCACGGGtataagcggccgaaatgggcttcctcaggaggctggctggtgtctcccttagagatagggtgagaagttcagtcatgcgtggggagctcggagtagagtcgctgctccttcgcgttgaaaggagccaactgaggtggttcgggcatctggtaaggatgcctcctgggtgcctcccaagggaggagttccaggcacatccatctgggaggagaccccagggaagacccaggaccaggtggacagattatatctccacactggcctgggaacaccttggaatACCCCAGTCAGAGGAGGTcagtgtggcccaggaaagggaagtctggggtcccctgctggagctgttgtccccatgacccgaacccggaaaagcggttgaagatgagtgatgagatgagtgagtgatgttgagacaaatatgcaccttaataaaagagctaattgttcctccctgaaagacagatttaaataaagtgtctaatgacagATATTTAACATGTGAGggcgtgtttattcaaatttgcaactcATGGATGTTTTCAGCTATTTTGCAGCCTGCAGTCTTCTGATATCACTTTCAATTAAATGGGCActtgtaaaatattaataataaaataataatttaaaaaaaatggctgtttgtgcaaaattttgtgtgtatggggggggggggggggggtgctccaaGGGAGTcttgcccggggagtaattcagtgtagaacctccactgagcgtgaggcggggtacaccctggacaggatggcagtctgtcgcagggccacatacagacaaacaaacacattcgtgCCCAcatgcaatttaaagtttccgtgtctttggatttgggagggaacccacacagacacggggagaacatgcaaactctacacagaaaggccataggtaggaattgaacccatgaccttcttgctgtgaggcaacagtgctaaacactaatccATCGTGCTGCCGCTCCAGTTCACATGGATTTGAAATGATCCACGTTATTAAAACTCTATTGCAACTCACCCTTACTTTACTGAGCATTAAATATATGAGCACATACCTGCTTTACATATTTTGTGGATCTAGAAGGTCTACATACTGTTGAGcctttacacattttaatatctTTATGGATGGATGTATCATGTTATAGAGATGTGTTTTTAGTGTGGGTTTAAAGGGGATAACTTTAGAAATTATATAAATAGAAGCTTGATAAAAAATAGCTTTATAATTTTTGATATTAAGCAGCCTGATTCTGTTATTAAGCAGCGTCTTCTGGCACATGAAATGTCAGACCTTCTTTTTCAAAAAACCCTTCTCTACTCCAAAATGAACTGGTTTAAttagttgttagataatatctgtgctaattcattattttatgttagtgatcaagtatttgcctttgttattTGATGGGAAATCTCtgagatctggtttaaagtttaaacataagagttaagtttcacttccatcgcacatgtgcaagtttcagatacagggagggctccccctatctgtgagcACCAGTAACATATAAACTAAACCACGCCCActgtaacacccacattgtataaaagtgctgTGCGAGGCATCTTCTGGGTCCTTCAAAAAATGGTCACCGTCTGTGAGGACCCAGgcctagttttcaacatgaccgtcaataaattcaaaatgaggagtATATCGATgtggttctttgtaaggggcagtaagtTACATAAAGAACCAGGGGAAATTATTTACTGTTGCAAAAGACCTCCTTCAGAATtacctgggtgtcttggtggcttccctcactccatCTCGCACAGTCAGTTTCTGTgaactgcttactccagacagatttccaTAACTGCCAAACTGTGCATTGATGGAACTGAAGTCCAAAATGtatgtattcagtgacttggagaagtttaagtatctgTCCCTGAATTGTGTAAataaaagtggctgtaaaagtgatatttACTTTTGTTATACTAAAGGATAAAAGTAAGActgttcggctgctcccttgttttcactcgccacagcagatcttatctattccattattttggctttgatattttaatttcatttacagCACACCATAAAGATTTGATTTTGGTGTGAGTGTCCAGGGGATAATTTGGGAAATTTGAATATACTGAAgcctgattttattttatttttaaaatggctttaagaaattaaaatgtacaaaagTCCAAGCATAGGTAGGCTTTCTATATCAACTGTATTGTTAATATTACCATAATACACAGACATGGTGAGGTAGTTATgatttcttttcattttcagtggaagacacacacacacacacacacacacacacacacacacacacacacacacacacacacacacacacacacacacacacacacacacacacatttattcacctgaaatttatttattcatttattattattattataattattactaTAGCAGCAACTAGGAAATTCATATTTGCTGCTATTGTTCTAATCACAGGGTGAATAACAATTAAATCTGCAATCAGTTGATCAATTAACAATTAAAAGCCCActtacagatttttttaaaaacgaATATAGCAATGTGTGCATGCTGAAGGTGATACAGTGGACTGATGGAATTAATCAATCCTGTTGACAATAAATACCTTATTTCAATTCACTCACTTGGGAAAAAATATTTAGTCCATTTcgatgtctgtgatttttgtcttGATTACAGTTATAATTCATCTTGGAATTGACCCCAAACCTGattttgaggcattaaaaacaaaaacatgagacCACAACTATGGCAAATCGTCTCAGAAACTACATGTCCCATCGGGCTTTTCGGCGGTTTGCGTTATATATCCGCCGCTTAGCTTAGTGCTGACTTGTCATTTGGCAGCAGGTAAACATAGGCAATTACTGTTTCACAACCAGTTaacgttttattttatttaaagacaACCAAATTATTTATACGAGTACTGTTGCGCGCAGACTGTTTCAACGGAGTTGAAGCTGTTAGTTCGTTAACAGCGCTGTGAGCTGAGCAGCTAAGCTAATTAGCTTCATTCAccgtcttcttcttctcttctctGAAAGTCTCGCAGAAGCAGTGGTCATGACGAAGCTCGTGGAATGGCTGGTCGGGGTGTCGGTTGTGATCGCAGCCTGGGCTGTGGTGGCTTTCGATCTGTTCTCGCTGAAACTGCCGCAGATGTACCGGGAGGTGGCCTGGCCCATGCCCGTATACCTGCTGGTGGCGTTTGGCTGCTACTCCCTGGCCACGGTGGGCTGCAGGGTGGCCACGTTCAACGACTGCGAGGAGGCGGCCAAAGAGCTGCAAGATCACATTCAACAAGCCAAAGAGGACCTGAGGAAAAAAGGCTTGAAAATATAGACTGCGACAAAAAGCAGTGTTGGATAGCTTTGTGCTTGGATATgagatttttaatttttacttttttgtttatgACAGTGTTGGTGTTAAAAGACTCACTAAGATGTTTATGTGCAATTCTTGGATTAATTAACGGTGTTATgggataaaattaaacaacaaaagtGCAGTTGAGCATGTTCTTTATTGTCTCACCAACTAAGGAATTCTGCATAGACTGTTTGGCCCTCACAGACCCTCAGCGGTTTTCCATCATTCTCCCAAGGTGCATAATTTGAAGTAGTAAATTGAAAATACGCTAAATggaaacacattttgaaaaaacTCAAATCAAATGTTTATGCTCCCGTGAGTTTTTTTTCCAGGTGATTTGAAAAAGCTGTATTTTGCAAAACTGCAGCGGTTTTCCTGCTTGTTAAACATTGTAAGATATGATGTTACAGCAATGTTCAattagagagagagaaaaaaaattaaatggcgATGTTTTATGGTATTTTTCCAACGGCAAATGTATTGGAATGACAGCTGCTGTGAGAGAACAAAACCCAGCAGTCAACTTCCATCACtgccatgtgctggtgctgcatgtTACCGCATCCATCACCTATCAGAGCCATCTTGTGTCTTGGGTAGCAGACACCACATCTGCCacttcttgaaagtagccatcgaTCTGTCAcattcaggtgaaatgtgggcatcctcttggcattttacagttgctggggtcctcaacactgaggcacctgcatgcctgATCATACCGGAAAAATGGCCACATAGCCAAAATGCTGTAGCTGGCATTTCTTAAAAACGTATTACAAAAATACAGTATACCCACAAAAGGGCCACTACCTAGTTAGGCAATTCCAAACCACTATGATGCAGATTTTcagtaaagtgtgtgtgtgtgaatcatcTGCTTCAACCGCACACTCGAAAAGCTTTTGTGCAGCTTTTCAGTATTTGTTCTTCTCTAGCCAGCATTGGATaaaattctgtttattgcttATTAGGGAGAAATACACATGAGGCACATGATGGATTTTCATAGCAAATTCCTTCTGTGTGCACAGAGGCAGAGGGAAGAGAAAAAACAGCACAAGCTGTTTGTGATACTAGACACTGGCCAGACACTAGTTTCCACAGATGACAACACAGTAGTTGAAAATTACGATGGAACATGAAGTAGCCTTTATACCACTAAAGTATGATTAGATTACTGCACAACTAGAACTAAAAATCAAACTTAGTCCTTTGTAAACACTCAAATGTTTCTAGTAACATATAACTGTATGTTGCTATTACCCAAacatacagtgccttgcaaaagtatttggccaccttgatatttcacacattttaatttctcatcttcagctgcttctCTGGGACCAgcttgtgggggcaacagctccagggacccgaaacttccctttcctgggccacattgaccacctctgactgggggatatactgagatgttcccaggccagtgtggagatataatctctccacctagtcctgggtcttccccggggtctcttcccagctggatgtgcctggcaCACCATCCTAGGGAGGTGcatagggggcatccttaccagatgcccaaacaacctcagctggctcctttcaacacaacggagcagcggctctacttcccacggatgactgagcttctcaccatatctttaagggagacaccagacaccctcctgaggaagcccattttggctgcttgtacctgcaatctagtcCTTTTgagcatgacccaaccctcatgaccataagtgagggtAGGAGCAAAGATTGACCAgcagatcaagagcttcaccttttggcttagctcccttttcatcacaacagtacggtagagcgaatggaaCACCgttcctgctgcgccgattctccggccaatctcatgctccattgtcccctcactcgtgaacaagacaccgaggtacttgaactccttcagttGGGGCAAGACTGCATTTCCTACCTGAAGTagacaatccattggtttcctcctGAGAAccgtggcctcagatttagaggtgctgatcctcattccagctgcttcacactcagctgagaTCCAAACCAGtgagaggtcacaggccgatgaagccaacaggaccacctcatctgcaaaaagcagtgatgagaccctgagcctaccaaactggaaaccctcctcccccgactacaccttgatgatatcttgtccatgaatatcacaaacaggattggtgagaaggcacagccctggcggaggccaacctccactggaatttatttacactatttcaaatacaaaaagtaaatcagacttctcagtataaaaatttctaaaattatcttccttaaacgcaaactcaaagcaaatctctacaacatgataatttaaataaaaatataaaagccaagatgatgggttgcataattagTGGGCccctttgatataatacctgtaattaatcagttttattgccagttttcttcagacaagtcaggggatggatacatgaacatttccaagtcactgaatatgtctttacatgactttatttacatcagttatgaataacacaaacagtatggcactctgtggtaaatctgtgtgaagtagacagttctcaaaaactcagtgactgcaagaagaagaagagtgaggaaagccaccaagataacccagaagaagttatagacttctctagatgtgattggagaaacggtgcacagtgcacattttgtgttttgtatcctcagttatacagcttcatgatgaagtggtatagacatGAGATTTCATGTCACTGCAATGTTTAAAACTTGCACAGTGAGGAGTTACTGGAATTGGGAATCTAAAATGCCAATGAAATTTAGGGTCACATTTCAACAATGTGTCCGATGTTTTCGATTGGAGAAATCTTGGATACTGTTTTGCTGTTTCGACGCCGTCTGGAGATCACCGCTTGTCAGTATAGATGTGGTTGATTTTATCTGTAAAGATGCGTACGTTGCGTTGATCACTTTCAGACTTGTGTCCAGAGGCTGCTGCTGTTTGTACTTAATCAAATTGGACTTTGTTTTACTCTGTCGTCTTTCTGGTTGGGGGTTTGGGTTTCACCTCCTGAAAATATAATCCATTCTTTCTGTAAGAGGAACTGCCTCTGTATtacatttgatttctttttttgcttACTAAGCTTTATTTCCATCAGAACAAAATGTAAGCTCAGTATGTTCTGAAGTAAAGTTCTTTGGTGTTAGCCTTAAAAAGCTGCCTAGGCTCGTTCTGAGTGAgtccccgctgtgcataaacaaagcaTCGCCAGGCTAAAGGCATCATTACAGGGTTTCAAAAGCGCCCATAACTTTAGAACAAATGCAAAAGAGTTGGCACGTTGCTGTGCAAGCTCTGCCTGTTATGCCGTTTGGCTGCAACCCCATCATGCCTTGCaacctcacccccccccccccccccccccccccatgaatgTCTGCAAGCTGTTGCTGGTGCAGAGTAGATGAAAGGCAACCTGTTATTTAGCAGAAAGTCTCTTTGGCAATTACACCAAAGGCTTCTCTCCGTAGACGGTTTCCTTGTTCCATAGAGCCACATGTAAAATAATCTGTTCTTTGTCATCGTTCTCTTTAAATCTAACTTTGAAGACATCCATCTGTTCTTTCTTTTTCATCCAGGCTGTCTGACAAAGGTAAAAATCTAACCAACTGCTGCACAGGCTTTGTACTGTATACAGTCCATGTGCACGCGTCTTGCAGACATAACTCAGACAATTACACAATTGTAATGTGATGCAAACTGCCTCCACCCAAGTGCCCTTACATTTTATTTGCATTAGAAGTCAGATGATTACCATAAGATCTGCTGTTGTGTGGGTGCGAGGCAGTGCTCACATACAATAACTGGAAGCAATGAGCAAAATCCATAATAATGATTGCAtcataactttttttttgtttgtttctgactGCGTTCTTGGCTCACACCGAGGCGAGATGTTTGCTCCTCAGGAGAACTCAGAGCGCTACTTTTGCATTACAATGGACCTGTGAAATATTCAGTATTGTCAACTCTGAAAGTTTTTCGGTTGTTGCCGCATGAGCCGCGGATTCAGATGCGTTTTTTTCTTGGTGGGGTGAAGCGAGGGCAGCGTTATTTCTTAGTGAGGTGACAGTGTGCAAATATGTGGAAAAATGCACATTACAACAACAGATAACCAGTAGCTCTCTTTAGACCAGCAGCGTCACACGGGACAACCCAACTGGACGCCACATGCCGCGAGCGGGACGTGCCTGTTCATGTCAGGCGCTTTCGGCACGTGTGCCCTGTCAGTCACGATAACGTACGACTTGGTGAAGCAGCAAACAACATCAACAATGTGGAAATCACTTCAGTAAATGTTGCTGTGGTCGTATTTTGCTTTACACTCTTTCTCCAGCAGCTTTCTTCATTCAGAGTCTGAAAGTGCAactgatcagaatcagaatcaaatttattgccaagtaagttctcacatacaaggaattttatctggtgtcattggcgcataaaacaacaataaaagaaaaggaaaaagaaaaaaaaacacaaaaaaaagttCTGTAAAGCCTCGGCCCcatcaaataataattataagctgtgaataatgagccacgcatgggtgtgtcagcgattatttgaagaatgatccacgttttaagccgtcacgtatccgctactaaggtgcctctatgtgcctctagtGAGCaacaaccgacctgtcatttgagccccatccagtCTCAAGTGGCTCGTgccgccgcatatgatccacgtcaagccacgtATGAtgcatgtagcgccatgtaatgtGACATTGGTGCACATTGAGGcacgggtttggtccaaacctccagctctCCCAcatttggtccctttaaagtgtgggttttcaattcacagcatccattcaagatgtcacattttttaaatgcagcccaaaaaaaaaaaaaaagacgttacACTGAGTGAGTGCACGCTGCCCTGCCAGGGGATACAAGTAAAtttgcgtaaatgctcgtcttgagtgccTCATcggatccattataacaagatgttaaatctatcataaacatacttttacagctaagaatgaacatgcaactgttttatcaagccattaaaacattacaaagtTACCTTTAAGCATAGGCGTAGGAGGTTGGGGGCGGGGGGCAACTGCCCCCCCTGGGCTCCACAAAATGCTCAGATTCAAGCAGATGGCCTGGGAAATTCGGGCGTGGGCcatgtagactctgaatacagaatagaatgacctaaaatgttgtcagacttattttcacaattaatgtaaacaatcaaactgctatttggtcaccaatataaatataaatatgggtatataaatatatggtaatttaaagagtcatgggggtttctgaaattctggcaaatttggtgtcgcccccccaaatagaccccacctcctacacctatgcctttaagctgttccaaaatactTTCCTCGTGGAGTAGGAGAGAGTGggaaaaagggtccagatgaaagtcttctgtgattccagatgcgatttcaacatccaaaccgatagaaaatgattaatccgctacaaaataattattttatatacagcgtccgctgcacaaagcaggtggaattgtagtgtGCAAGAAGGCTGAGCCTgctcaaaatagcctgtcctgtccttgtagccaccaggtgctcggataatgggctttcaacagccttgtcctcaccacacacaaacctctaaaatcctcatttgtcctcatactaacttgtacacaaactgccccacgctgttgttgctaaattttgaacttcttggaattagcgccacactcagagatgagccttgttagctgaatattctgcctctaagagcctctcagagctactattctcccacaattgttgaatacctcctgttgtaccaaaaaaacaaacaaacaaacaaacaaaaaaaaacatgctgtgtggctcattattcactgttcattatttggtgggaccagggcttaagaagTTAtttgtgcataaacaataagagaaaaggaaaaaatacttctgtaagaagtaaaggagtcaaatagacaaatggacaaataaataaggaatggggctgtgcaggcatgcagatgtacagtacctttcagtctgTACTTTACGGGAGTGGGGGAGCAGGGTAAGTCTGGCAGTATCTATTAGAATAGCTGTagacagaaagaagctgtttttgtgtcttgaggttttagtcttgatggacctcagccatctgccagaggggaggggaacaaaaagtttgtgtctcgAGTGAGAGGgttcggccactatcttccttgctcgcctcagagccctggaggtgtacaggtcctgtagggatggcagattgcagtcgatcacctcaGCTGATGATGGGATGAATTGATGGCAGTatggaagttcaccatcattgattTGGGCAGGTTGAACTCCCTTAGCTTCTAcaaaaagtacatcctctgttgcgctctcttggtgagagagctgatgttgagctcccacttgaggtcctgcgtGATGTGATCCCCAAGTAACAGAAAGACTGGAGTAATGGAATAAACCCAACAACAGTCCAGACTGGACATTAGGGGTGgtggtggttagtgcacttggtttcagtgcagaaggttcccggttcaaaccccacccctgccacatttctccatataatgtggagtagcatcaggaagagcatctggcgaAAAACCGAGtacaaacaagagagcagccgaagggacttttagTCTAGACAGGACATTATGGAGAGCTGGTGGCTGAGCTGGAAATGAATCTTTCAACCTAGAAGAACAACTTTATAAAGTGTACCAAGAAAACTTTGATTTGGTAAAGATCTATGCAGAATGTAAACATGCCGTTAGGTTGCAAGAATTGGTTTTTGAATCGCAAGTGTGAATTTTCTGGTTGGGGTGGGCATTATAGGCCCATCAAGCACACTTATTACATCCACCTCTGCTTGCATGCTCGGAATATTTTTCACCTCGTGCTCGGAAGTGTAATGTTGAGAAGTGTCACCAAAATAGACAGGGGAgctgaaaaaagaagaagaaatgtaatGTGGACAGAGACATATAGAGGGGGTAAAACAGGGCTGTGCCCGCAGCGGGGCCCCAGTGAGACCAAGAGACGCTATAAAAATCTTTTCTACAGACACTTAGTGACACTGCTGGCAGCAAATCCATCTCGACAGGCTGAGAACCAAGACTGAAAAATGATAGGTTATCATTTTTCTACACAGAAATGACTTTTCCTCACCCACACAGCTCACAGCCAAACCTCAAACTCCTCGAGAGGAGGGCCGGAAGAGAGACGAACAGAGTAATGAAGGCCTGAGGAGGTTCTGATATGTTAGAAGCTCACACAGGTAGATGTATGCATGCAGACACCCCcctaaaaaaattaagaaaaaaatgaaaaagagccATGGTGGAATTTTAAAAAGTGAGAGGGTCAGAGGGAGTGACATGAGCTGGAAACAAAAGCGTGAATTGGAAAAGAAAACAGATGATCCTGGCAATGTGGATGAGTAACCGTGTGTGACAGGACCTTTTAAGGAATACGACGCACACCCAACTGCCAGCTGATGCCAGGGGAATAAAATGGGTCGTGATTCTCAAAAATCCTTCAAATGCATTGAAATCAAGGTGTATATCCTcaacagactgtatatatacactgGACAAGCTGTATAACACGCCCCAAAGACAGGGTTTACTGCTGAAGTGTGTGaagtgtcagcattaaacaacaggaaagcagaagcaatgataaggtgatcgctggccaccagccctaagtttcactaacagacccagactatACTTCCTTTTCTTGTTCATACACACTACCTCCCACcagcagcacaaaaaaaaaaaaaaaatattcagtttGATTTTATTGGCTGACAACCTTAACCACTGCTTTTTTGAGAGGTCATAATGTAATGTCAATCATTCCTCTTGCCCCTAGGTTCtgcattttattctttattttaattgtttttttttttagttttgtctGTTAGATGGACAACTGTGTGTCAAAATCCATCATCTCGTCCTCATCGTGACACCTGATTAACAGATCAATGGGGTGAAAGAAAGTGGGAACCTTGTGTGCCCCGTGACCACTACGGTAACCATGaagacccaacaggaaccctCAACACAAGATAGTTAATAGGGCTCTGgtaaaacaagaagtcctcaacggctgtgaaggtggaagaaggctgcagcaggtccttagATCCTGATTGTCTGGTATCTCCtagccattggaccaggctacagatctgtcaaggaccatctGTTTGTCGACGTGCAACTACATTCCGTGTTAAACCCACACACAGGAGTCTCTAGATCGACCCTGGCTGTAGGTTTTCTCCCCATCCACCATCCCATTTGGAAATCGATCAAGAGATGACCTTCCACTCCAGTGAGGGAGTGCCATGATGAAATGGACAGCTGTTTGGTGGAATGTTCGATCCAGTCTATAGCCACCTTGGCTGTGTCGTGTCCTACTAGACTGGGTTAAAGACCTTCAAGAACATGTTTTACAACTTTAAACAGCTTAAAAGTCACATCAGGTCAGTGCCTTAAGCAGGGCTTAAACAAAAATTGAAATGAAGGACTTTCCAAAAATGCTGCTGTATTAAAACTGCATTTAATGGTGTGATGTGAGCAAGCCTGAAAAGTCACACATGGGTCAGCCCATTGTTCTTTCACTGCCCATAAACAGTTGCTGCGATACTTACGGGAAACAGCTTCCACTTTAGGGGAGAGCAGGAACTTATAAACGCTACAAAAAGCTACAGTGACATTCAGCAACCTCCCGATGGCCCCGTAACCCAGATCCTCGTGGATCTTGGGAGAAGGATGACATACGTATGCCAGCAGGAAAGCAGGGACAGGGAGTCATGCAGCCTGCTGAGGCTGCAGCCTGACTCAGTCCAGAGATGCACAGATAGACTCGC is a genomic window containing:
- the dpm3 gene encoding dolichol-phosphate mannosyltransferase subunit 3, with amino-acid sequence MTKLVEWLVGVSVVIAAWAVVAFDLFSLKLPQMYREVAWPMPVYLLVAFGCYSLATVGCRVATFNDCEEAAKELQDHIQQAKEDLRKKGLKI